A single window of Marinobacter sp. LA51 DNA harbors:
- a CDS encoding alpha/beta hydrolase, producing MLWFFLAIIALVIVTTLVLFRVEDLSHLDQHDHPIREGSPSEAHHEVLGRIHELGQSSRGLRGKARLAALRKHMDGLSEGLALNAEFRANDEPRGEWVIAPGADPHRRILYIHGGAWAAGSPKSHRGITDRLSHIANAAVFAVDYRLMPENRYMDGVRDCRKAYTWLLKHGPDGPGDASFMVVAGDSAGGSHTLGLLTWIRDNGLPQADAGVALSPSTDLTLTAPSNRDNIRTDPLLGPAFGGLSRIPLPVIWWATLAAFRVSPASAVASPVRGDLSNLPPILIHASDSEMLLDNARRYTAKAQAQGSPVELHTWSGMVHVWHIFVSLLPEADDAFEDIEEFLQKVEAGRTPAQTA from the coding sequence ATGCTCTGGTTTTTCCTGGCCATCATTGCTCTCGTTATCGTCACTACCCTGGTGTTGTTCCGGGTTGAAGACCTGTCCCATCTGGACCAGCACGATCACCCGATTAGGGAAGGCTCCCCAAGCGAGGCCCACCATGAGGTCCTTGGCAGGATCCACGAACTCGGACAAAGTTCCCGGGGACTTCGAGGCAAGGCCCGCCTGGCTGCCTTACGCAAACATATGGATGGACTCAGCGAAGGCCTGGCCCTTAACGCCGAGTTCCGGGCCAATGACGAACCCAGGGGCGAATGGGTGATCGCACCGGGCGCCGATCCCCATCGCCGGATCCTGTACATTCATGGCGGCGCCTGGGCTGCGGGTAGCCCAAAAAGTCATCGGGGCATTACCGATCGCCTATCTCACATTGCCAACGCAGCCGTGTTCGCGGTGGATTACCGCCTGATGCCAGAGAACCGCTATATGGATGGTGTGCGCGATTGCCGGAAAGCCTACACCTGGCTGCTGAAACATGGACCGGACGGCCCCGGAGACGCCTCGTTCATGGTGGTGGCCGGGGATTCCGCGGGCGGCAGTCATACTCTCGGTTTACTGACCTGGATTCGCGACAACGGGCTCCCCCAGGCCGATGCGGGGGTGGCGCTGTCTCCGTCCACAGACCTGACCCTTACCGCCCCCAGCAATCGGGACAACATTCGGACTGACCCACTGCTGGGGCCGGCCTTTGGTGGCCTGTCACGGATTCCCCTACCGGTAATCTGGTGGGCTACCCTGGCCGCATTCCGGGTGTCTCCGGCCAGCGCGGTGGCGTCCCCTGTACGAGGTGATCTGAGCAATCTGCCACCCATACTGATCCACGCCAGCGACAGCGAGATGCTGCTGGACAATGCCCGACGCTATACCGCCAAGGCCCAGGCTCAAGGCTCACCAGTTGAGCTGCATACCTGGTCGGGAATGGTGCATGTCTGGCACATTTTTGTGTCGTTGCTACCGGAAGCGGATGACGCCTTTGAGGACATCGAGGAGTTCCTGCAAAAAGTAGAAGCCGGCCGGACACCGGCCCAGACCGCTTAG
- a CDS encoding DUF2007 domain-containing protein, protein MQIAYRARDITEAHIVAGYLNANGIEAHVGGHYLQGAMGEIGAAGFSNVHVDDDDLYRARELVREYESGGHAAVASDDGDDKPDFYARWFLLALAVVAVVLINAY, encoded by the coding sequence ATGCAAATAGCTTACCGGGCCAGAGACATCACCGAAGCCCATATTGTTGCGGGATACCTCAATGCCAATGGTATTGAGGCTCATGTTGGTGGGCATTACCTGCAGGGAGCCATGGGCGAAATCGGCGCCGCCGGCTTCAGCAATGTCCATGTCGACGACGATGACCTGTATCGCGCCCGGGAACTGGTGCGGGAATACGAATCGGGCGGGCATGCCGCTGTGGCGTCCGATGACGGTGACGATAAACCGGATTTTTACGCACGCTGGTTTCTGCTGGCGCTTGCCGTGGTTGCGGTTGTTCTAATCAACGCCTACTGA
- a CDS encoding SDR family oxidoreductase, which produces MANQPVMLITGASSGIGAATARAAAKQGYRLVLAARSEAKLSSLAEELGGADRVLTVQCDVQDSGDQKAMVDAALARFGQIDAVFANAGRGGEPGGFSEADSEVWKDMILTNIYGVGLTLQHCLPALRESKGHLLLTGSAAGRVTIPGSMYSATKWAVSAIGYGVREELRGSGIRVTLIEPGMVDTPFFDEQPEHALKPEDVANAVMYAVSQPAHVDVNEILVRPTPAEK; this is translated from the coding sequence ATGGCCAATCAGCCAGTTATGCTTATTACCGGCGCTTCCTCGGGCATTGGTGCCGCTACGGCGCGAGCAGCGGCCAAACAGGGTTATCGACTGGTGTTGGCAGCGCGATCCGAGGCCAAGCTCAGTTCACTGGCCGAGGAATTGGGCGGCGCTGATCGGGTGCTGACGGTCCAGTGCGATGTTCAGGACAGCGGTGATCAGAAGGCCATGGTTGATGCAGCGCTGGCCAGGTTCGGCCAGATTGATGCGGTGTTCGCCAATGCCGGTCGCGGTGGAGAGCCCGGAGGCTTCAGCGAGGCCGATTCCGAGGTCTGGAAAGACATGATCCTGACCAACATCTATGGCGTGGGCCTTACCCTCCAGCATTGTCTTCCGGCACTCAGGGAAAGCAAGGGCCATCTGCTGCTGACCGGTTCGGCCGCCGGCCGGGTGACTATACCCGGCTCCATGTACAGTGCCACCAAGTGGGCGGTATCAGCCATTGGCTATGGCGTACGCGAGGAACTTCGCGGCTCCGGCATCCGGGTTACGCTGATTGAACCCGGTATGGTCGATACGCCGTTCTTTGACGAGCAGCCGGAACATGCTCTGAAGCCGGAAGACGTGGCCAATGCGGTCATGTACGCGGTTTCGCAGCCCGCCCATGTGGATGTGAACGAAATTCTGGTGCGGCCGACTCCGGCTGAAAAATAA
- a CDS encoding organic hydroperoxide resistance protein, whose protein sequence is MSIEQVVYRASAEATGGRDGRAISSDGVLDVELTTPKELGGAGGKGTNPEQLFAAGYSACFIGAMKFVAGRDQLAMPEDASIEGIVGIGEIPGGFGVEVELRISLPGMDDAQAKQLIDEAHKVCPYSNATRGNIDVTLKRVD, encoded by the coding sequence ATGTCTATCGAACAAGTAGTTTACCGCGCCTCGGCAGAAGCCACTGGCGGTCGCGATGGCCGCGCCATTTCCTCAGACGGCGTGCTGGACGTGGAGCTGACCACCCCGAAAGAGCTTGGTGGAGCTGGTGGTAAGGGCACCAACCCGGAGCAACTGTTCGCCGCGGGTTATTCCGCCTGCTTTATCGGTGCCATGAAGTTTGTCGCCGGTCGCGACCAGCTGGCAATGCCGGAAGATGCCTCTATCGAAGGCATTGTAGGCATTGGCGAGATTCCCGGTGGCTTTGGTGTTGAAGTTGAGCTGCGCATCAGCCTGCCTGGCATGGATGACGCCCAGGCCAAGCAGCTGATTGATGAAGCTCACAAGGTATGTCCGTACTCCAACGCTACCCGTGGCAACATCGACGTTACCCTCAAGCGCGTCGACTAA
- a CDS encoding SDR family oxidoreductase, whose amino-acid sequence MNETDQVALVTGGAKGIGRGIVQYLAQQGWRVVFCDTDTQVGEQLAQAGSGQLKFIPANVARESEVERLLQATLEWGGRLDAVINNAGIANPETGPIENLSLEDWQRRLDVNLTGPFLVTKHAVPHLRKSRGAIVNMASTRALQSEPETEAYAATKGGVVALTHALAISLGPEIRVNCVSPGWIDTRAHQGDSEGVPLLTQDDHSQHPAGRVGMPNDIAALVDYLISPKAGFITGQNFVADGGMVRKMIYED is encoded by the coding sequence ATGAACGAAACTGACCAAGTCGCACTGGTGACCGGTGGCGCCAAGGGTATCGGCCGCGGCATCGTCCAGTACCTGGCGCAGCAAGGCTGGCGCGTGGTGTTCTGCGACACCGACACCCAGGTTGGCGAGCAACTGGCCCAAGCCGGCTCCGGCCAACTGAAATTTATCCCGGCCAATGTTGCCCGGGAATCTGAGGTTGAGCGCCTGCTGCAGGCAACCCTGGAGTGGGGTGGTCGGCTGGACGCCGTCATCAACAACGCCGGGATTGCTAATCCGGAGACCGGGCCCATTGAAAACCTGAGTCTGGAAGACTGGCAACGCCGCCTCGACGTAAACCTGACTGGCCCCTTTCTGGTCACCAAACACGCCGTTCCTCACCTCAGAAAAAGCCGCGGTGCCATCGTCAACATGGCCTCGACCCGCGCCCTGCAATCCGAACCGGAAACCGAAGCCTACGCCGCCACTAAGGGAGGCGTTGTCGCGCTGACCCATGCGCTGGCCATCAGTCTTGGTCCGGAAATTCGGGTGAATTGCGTCAGCCCGGGCTGGATCGACACCCGCGCCCATCAGGGCGATTCCGAGGGCGTGCCACTGCTGACTCAGGATGACCATAGCCAGCACCCTGCCGGCCGTGTTGGTATGCCCAACGACATTGCGGCACTCGTGGACTACCTGATCTCACCCAAAGCCGGCTTCATTACAGGGCAGAACTTTGTGGCCGACGGAGGCATGGTTCGCAAAATGATCTACGAGGATTAG
- the thpR gene encoding RNA 2',3'-cyclic phosphodiesterase: MQRLFFALEMPEPVRQALLRIRAPVAGARWQSDAQLHLTLLFLGNVPSETVPDISLVLRDLSLRQFDLQVCGLGCFGQPDTPRNLWAGVSPEAPLIALQATLKERLDHLGFSFEKRPFRPHITLARFKKQRGSVQSLLIEHGQDDFGAVPVRDFVLLQSTQGSRGSDYTVVERFPLIKSP; encoded by the coding sequence ATGCAGCGTCTGTTCTTTGCTCTGGAGATGCCGGAGCCGGTCCGCCAAGCGCTACTGCGCATTAGGGCGCCCGTCGCCGGGGCCCGTTGGCAAAGCGATGCGCAACTGCACCTGACACTGTTATTCCTTGGGAATGTGCCGTCAGAGACGGTGCCAGACATCAGTCTGGTCCTGCGGGATCTGTCACTGCGGCAGTTTGATCTACAGGTTTGCGGGCTGGGATGCTTTGGCCAGCCGGACACTCCCCGGAACCTCTGGGCGGGCGTCTCTCCCGAAGCGCCCTTGATAGCTCTGCAAGCAACACTTAAAGAGCGCCTGGACCATCTCGGGTTTTCGTTCGAAAAGCGCCCGTTCAGGCCCCACATCACCTTGGCACGCTTCAAAAAACAGCGAGGTTCAGTCCAGTCGCTGTTGATCGAACACGGCCAGGATGACTTTGGCGCAGTGCCGGTCCGGGACTTTGTCCTGTTACAAAGCACCCAGGGTTCCAGAGGCTCCGATTACACCGTGGTCGAGCGTTTTCCTCTCATCAAATCTCCTTGA
- a CDS encoding bifunctional GNAT family N-acetyltransferase/carbon-nitrogen hydrolase family protein, giving the protein MCPPFSDPDQRLFVRNASLSDLSGIIALSRRVYEGTGMYGYSKGPLTGQINTFPDGQFVAMLGDTVVGYCATFRISGEIALAPHDWTSITGNGYASRHDPEGDWLYGMEVCVDPECRGYRIGERLYNERKQLCQRLGLQGVVFAGRLPTLRKRLKKYDSVEAYIEAIKSKEQSDPVLSFQLHNGFDVHGVIPHYLDSDHDSLGYGVHLVWHNPKVPQAGPEEKAKRYGKRMPDTVRVGTVQYQQRPVASFDEFSDIVRYFVDVVSTYKGDFVVFPELFTLQLLSIERREGSAADAFAAVTHYAGRFRDLMRDLALRYNINIIAGSTPVREEDGTVHNTAFVCLRDGQVFTQPKIHPTPNEAYWWNVRGGNRVSAIETDCGPIGVLICYDAEFPELTRHLVDQGVQIVFVPFCTDERQSYLRVRYCCQARAVENQVYVVLSGNVGNLPNVPNMEIQYGQSCILTPCDFPFARDGIAADTEPNVETVAFADLRPEVLITARNSGTVKNLQDRRHDLYSVNWRGE; this is encoded by the coding sequence ATGTGTCCTCCGTTTTCGGATCCCGATCAGCGCCTGTTCGTGCGCAATGCGTCCCTGTCTGACCTTTCCGGAATTATCGCCCTGAGCCGTCGTGTCTATGAAGGCACCGGCATGTACGGTTACTCCAAAGGCCCACTGACTGGCCAGATCAATACCTTCCCCGATGGCCAGTTCGTGGCCATGCTTGGCGACACGGTGGTGGGTTACTGCGCGACCTTCCGGATTTCCGGTGAGATTGCCCTCGCGCCCCACGACTGGACCTCCATAACTGGTAATGGCTACGCCTCCCGCCACGATCCCGAGGGCGACTGGCTCTACGGGATGGAAGTGTGCGTGGACCCCGAATGTCGCGGTTATCGGATCGGTGAGCGCCTGTACAACGAGCGTAAGCAACTGTGCCAAAGGCTGGGCTTGCAGGGTGTGGTGTTTGCCGGCCGCCTGCCAACTTTGCGCAAGCGGCTGAAAAAATACGATTCGGTAGAGGCCTACATTGAGGCCATCAAGTCCAAGGAACAGTCTGATCCGGTGCTGTCGTTCCAGCTTCATAACGGCTTCGACGTCCATGGGGTCATTCCCCACTATCTGGATTCCGATCACGATTCCCTGGGCTACGGCGTTCACCTGGTCTGGCATAACCCGAAAGTGCCCCAGGCGGGCCCCGAAGAAAAAGCCAAGCGCTATGGAAAACGCATGCCGGACACGGTGCGGGTGGGCACCGTTCAGTATCAGCAGCGCCCGGTGGCGTCATTCGATGAATTCAGCGACATCGTCCGTTATTTCGTGGATGTAGTGTCCACCTACAAGGGCGACTTTGTGGTGTTTCCGGAGTTGTTTACCCTCCAGTTGCTCTCCATCGAGCGGCGGGAGGGCAGCGCGGCCGACGCGTTTGCGGCGGTTACCCACTATGCCGGCCGGTTCCGGGACCTGATGCGGGACCTGGCGCTCAGGTACAACATCAACATCATTGCCGGCTCCACGCCGGTGCGGGAAGAAGACGGCACCGTGCACAACACGGCATTCGTGTGCCTGCGGGATGGCCAGGTGTTTACCCAGCCCAAAATCCACCCGACGCCAAACGAGGCGTACTGGTGGAACGTGCGGGGTGGCAATCGGGTCAGCGCGATCGAGACCGACTGCGGCCCCATTGGCGTGCTCATCTGTTACGACGCGGAGTTCCCCGAGCTAACCCGGCACCTGGTGGATCAGGGCGTGCAGATCGTGTTTGTGCCTTTCTGCACAGATGAGCGCCAGAGTTATCTGCGGGTGAGGTATTGCTGCCAGGCGAGGGCGGTTGAGAACCAGGTTTACGTGGTGTTGTCCGGCAATGTTGGCAACCTGCCCAATGTGCCGAATATGGAAATCCAGTATGGCCAGAGCTGCATTCTCACCCCCTGTGATTTCCCGTTTGCCCGGGACGGCATCGCAGCGGATACCGAGCCCAACGTGGAAACGGTGGCGTTCGCCGATCTGAGGCCGGAAGTGCTGATCACCGCGCGCAACAGCGGCACGGTGAAGAATCTGCAGGATCGACGGCACGACCTTTATAGCGTGAATTGGCGCGGGGAATAG
- the rluF gene encoding 23S rRNA pseudouridine(2604) synthase RluF has product MTNTPSTRLNKYISESGLCSRREADRYIEQGNVFINGKRATVGDQVLPTDTVKVNGQVIEPRAEEDLVFIAVNKPVGVVSTTDDAERHNIQRFVGHSTRIFPIGRLDKDSQGLIFMTSKGDLVNKILRAGNNHEKEYLVTVDRPFNRDFVQGMANGVPILGTVTKKCKVQQESRFVFRITLVQGLNRQIRRMCEHFGYEVTKLERVRIMNVSLGGLPVGQWRDLTDKELAVLFDAIKDSSSEAPAGARKQTRSQPGNSGGNPTGKNKSAGSAPGKRPGGKPRKPGAGPKPSGKPSGKPAGKPAGKQSGKPSGKPKKQRQRSTKR; this is encoded by the coding sequence ATGACCAACACTCCCTCCACCCGTCTGAACAAATACATCAGCGAAAGCGGACTCTGCTCGCGGCGGGAGGCCGATCGTTACATTGAACAGGGTAATGTGTTCATCAATGGCAAGCGCGCCACCGTGGGCGATCAGGTATTACCAACCGATACCGTGAAGGTGAACGGCCAGGTGATTGAACCCCGGGCCGAAGAAGATCTGGTGTTTATCGCGGTGAACAAACCCGTGGGCGTGGTAAGCACCACTGACGATGCCGAGCGGCACAACATCCAGCGTTTTGTCGGCCACAGCACGCGCATTTTCCCGATCGGGCGGCTGGACAAGGATTCCCAGGGCCTCATTTTCATGACCAGCAAAGGCGACCTGGTGAACAAGATCCTGCGCGCCGGCAACAACCATGAAAAGGAATACCTGGTTACCGTTGACCGCCCATTCAACCGGGATTTTGTCCAGGGTATGGCCAATGGCGTGCCGATTCTCGGAACAGTCACCAAAAAGTGCAAGGTGCAGCAGGAATCGCGCTTCGTGTTCCGCATTACTCTGGTTCAGGGGCTGAACCGACAGATCCGCAGGATGTGTGAACACTTCGGATACGAGGTGACCAAGCTGGAGCGGGTCCGCATTATGAACGTCAGCCTGGGCGGCTTGCCCGTGGGCCAATGGCGCGACCTCACCGACAAGGAACTGGCGGTGCTGTTTGACGCCATCAAGGATTCCTCGTCCGAAGCACCAGCCGGTGCCCGGAAGCAGACCCGCAGCCAGCCCGGCAACTCAGGTGGCAACCCAACCGGCAAGAACAAGTCCGCCGGTTCCGCGCCCGGCAAACGCCCGGGTGGCAAACCCCGAAAACCTGGCGCCGGTCCCAAGCCTTCAGGCAAACCATCAGGAAAGCCAGCTGGCAAACCTGCGGGCAAGCAGTCTGGGAAACCTTCGGGCAAACCAAAGAAACAGCGCCAGCGCAGCACCAAACGGTAA
- a CDS encoding ABC transporter ATP-binding protein, translated as MTTLTLDKLSVGTLEGVNLSLQGGDIVCVSGPSGSGKSRLLRAVADLDPHQGTVALDAMQQGSVPGHRWRRQVMMVPADSQWWYEDVGAHFEPEQRTLPSALGLLPETMNWTVSRLSSGERQRLAIVRALARQPQVLLLDEPTANLDQDMTRQVESWLLEEIRARNLIVIWIAHDIGQIERVGSRHYRIQGNALELVHGSH; from the coding sequence GTGACCACACTCACGCTCGATAAACTGTCAGTCGGCACGCTGGAAGGGGTGAACCTGTCCCTCCAGGGTGGCGACATTGTCTGTGTCTCTGGGCCATCCGGCTCTGGCAAGAGTCGTTTGCTGCGGGCCGTGGCAGATCTCGACCCTCACCAGGGCACTGTGGCGTTGGATGCGATGCAGCAGGGATCGGTGCCGGGCCATCGCTGGCGTCGGCAGGTAATGATGGTGCCCGCCGACAGCCAGTGGTGGTATGAAGACGTAGGCGCCCACTTCGAGCCAGAACAGCGCACGTTGCCTAGCGCCTTGGGCTTGCTTCCGGAAACCATGAACTGGACTGTCAGCCGGCTATCGTCTGGCGAGCGTCAGCGGCTCGCCATCGTGCGCGCCCTGGCGCGTCAGCCCCAGGTTCTGCTGCTGGATGAGCCGACGGCGAATCTCGATCAGGACATGACCCGTCAGGTGGAGAGCTGGCTACTGGAAGAAATCCGCGCCCGTAATCTGATCGTGATCTGGATCGCCCACGACATCGGCCAGATCGAGCGGGTCGGCAGCCGGCATTATCGCATCCAGGGCAACGCACTGGAGCTCGTTCATGGAAGTCATTGA
- a CDS encoding ABC transporter permease: MEVIDLAWWKLALTALLILALAGVSLATRLGIGRSLLIAASRTVIQLALIGLVLEALFASSEFYWIALLALVMLLVAGREVMARQQRRLHGVWAFGIGTGAMFVSSFTVTVLTLVVVIGPQPWYAPQYAIPLLGMMLGNTMTGVALSLDRLNESVWSQRSIIENRLMLGEPWNQALEDIRRHAMRSGMMPSINAMAAAGIVSLPGMMTGQILAGSPPAVAVKYQILVMLTITVGTGFGTLMAVSWGSRRLFDDRERLRLDRLVHQKNQ; this comes from the coding sequence ATGGAAGTCATTGATCTCGCCTGGTGGAAACTGGCGCTGACGGCGTTGCTGATTCTGGCATTGGCCGGGGTAAGCCTGGCCACCCGGCTGGGTATTGGCCGTAGCCTGCTGATTGCTGCCAGCCGTACTGTCATACAGTTGGCGCTTATCGGCCTGGTGTTGGAAGCCCTGTTTGCGTCTTCGGAATTCTATTGGATTGCCTTGTTGGCGCTGGTCATGTTGCTGGTTGCGGGCCGCGAGGTGATGGCGCGACAGCAGCGACGCTTGCACGGCGTCTGGGCGTTCGGTATTGGTACCGGCGCCATGTTCGTGTCTTCGTTCACGGTAACGGTACTGACCCTGGTGGTGGTGATCGGGCCGCAGCCCTGGTACGCGCCACAGTACGCCATCCCGCTGCTCGGCATGATGCTGGGAAATACCATGACCGGCGTAGCCTTGAGCCTGGATCGGCTGAACGAGTCGGTCTGGAGCCAGCGCTCGATCATCGAAAACCGGCTGATGCTCGGGGAGCCCTGGAACCAGGCCCTGGAAGATATTCGCCGACACGCTATGCGCAGCGGTATGATGCCCTCCATCAACGCCATGGCCGCCGCCGGCATTGTCAGCCTGCCCGGTATGATGACGGGTCAGATTCTGGCTGGCAGCCCACCTGCCGTTGCGGTGAAATACCAGATCCTGGTGATGCTCACGATTACTGTGGGCACCGGATTCGGTACCCTGATGGCGGTATCCTGGGGCAGCCGCCGGCTATTCGATGATCGCGAACGGCTGCGGCTGGACCGGCTGGTGCACCAAAAGAACCAATGA
- a CDS encoding CobW family GTP-binding protein yields MKQPIPTNLILGFLGVGKTTAILDLLKTKPEGEVWAVLVNEFGEVGIDGAMLQTEGAFIREVPGGCMCCVAGLPMQIGLNMLIHKAKPDRLIIEPTGLGHPAKILETLTAEHYADVLALGPVITLVDPRKLEDTRVLENVQFRDQVAAADILVANKTDVASPEQIEGFDRWAAELAPAKKAIFKTDHGRLRPEWLDGETSLPAVSSPHAHDHHHAKTVAPAPDITEQPWQLVRNEGQGYVSLGWRVHPEIRFDEQSLMALAMDSRFERFKAVVHCIDGWRTLNMVDGSLSVSESDGRELSRLEAISPEALSDAELDQAMKEAAGVADECVATP; encoded by the coding sequence ATGAAACAACCCATTCCTACCAACTTGATCCTCGGTTTCCTCGGCGTTGGCAAGACTACCGCCATATTGGATCTGCTGAAAACCAAGCCTGAGGGCGAAGTCTGGGCCGTGCTCGTGAACGAGTTTGGTGAAGTCGGCATAGACGGTGCCATGCTGCAGACCGAGGGCGCCTTCATCCGTGAAGTGCCCGGTGGCTGCATGTGCTGTGTTGCCGGTCTGCCCATGCAAATTGGTCTGAATATGCTGATCCACAAGGCCAAGCCGGACCGCCTGATCATCGAGCCTACCGGCCTTGGTCACCCGGCAAAGATCCTGGAAACCCTGACTGCCGAGCACTACGCCGATGTGCTGGCATTGGGCCCCGTAATAACCCTGGTGGATCCGCGCAAGCTAGAAGACACTCGGGTGCTGGAGAATGTTCAGTTCCGGGATCAGGTCGCCGCCGCGGATATTCTGGTCGCCAACAAGACGGATGTAGCCTCGCCGGAGCAAATTGAGGGCTTTGATCGTTGGGCCGCTGAGCTGGCACCGGCCAAGAAGGCAATTTTCAAAACCGATCATGGCCGGCTTCGTCCGGAGTGGCTGGATGGCGAAACCAGCTTGCCTGCTGTCAGCTCGCCCCATGCCCACGATCACCATCATGCCAAGACGGTCGCGCCTGCACCGGATATCACGGAGCAACCGTGGCAGCTGGTCAGAAATGAGGGGCAGGGCTATGTCAGCCTGGGCTGGCGCGTTCACCCGGAGATCCGATTCGACGAGCAGTCGCTCATGGCACTGGCCATGGACAGCCGTTTTGAGCGGTTCAAGGCCGTGGTTCACTGCATCGATGGCTGGCGAACCCTTAACATGGTCGACGGTTCGCTGTCGGTGTCAGAAAGCGACGGCCGTGAGTTATCCCGACTGGAAGCCATCAGCCCAGAGGCGCTGTCGGACGCCGAGCTGGATCAGGCCATGAAAGAAGCGGCTGGCGTGGCTGATGAGTGTGTTGCTACTCCATGA
- a CDS encoding class I SAM-dependent methyltransferase yields the protein MTECPVCEQGQLEDFQLVKAQQYLRCQVCEATLLAQDCRLSASEERAIYDFHENEAEDPGYRKFLSKLTEPLLERLEPGMAGLDFGCGPGPALAGMLTEAGMAMSLYDPFFHDSAQVLGRQYDFLTCTEVVEHLHQPAQVFRQMDGLLKPGGWLGVMTCFQTDDARFANWHYRRDPTHVVFYRERTLAVIAHQLGWELVVPRKDVALFRKAR from the coding sequence ATGACGGAATGTCCGGTATGCGAGCAGGGCCAGCTGGAGGATTTCCAGTTGGTCAAGGCCCAGCAATACCTGCGTTGTCAGGTCTGCGAGGCTACTTTGCTGGCGCAAGACTGTCGGTTGTCAGCCTCTGAGGAACGGGCGATCTACGATTTCCACGAAAATGAGGCCGAGGATCCAGGCTATCGGAAATTCCTGAGCAAACTGACCGAACCGCTGCTGGAACGTCTGGAACCGGGAATGGCCGGTCTGGATTTCGGCTGCGGGCCGGGGCCCGCGCTGGCCGGAATGCTTACCGAGGCGGGCATGGCAATGAGTCTGTACGATCCCTTCTTCCACGACTCGGCCCAGGTTCTGGGGCGCCAGTACGATTTCCTGACCTGCACGGAGGTGGTAGAGCATCTGCATCAGCCGGCGCAGGTTTTTCGTCAGATGGATGGCCTGCTAAAACCCGGTGGCTGGCTGGGTGTTATGACCTGCTTTCAGACCGACGACGCCCGCTTTGCCAACTGGCATTACCGGCGCGACCCCACCCATGTGGTGTTCTACCGGGAGCGCACGCTGGCAGTCATTGCCCATCAGCTGGGGTGGGAGTTGGTGGTGCCAAGAAAGGACGTTGCGCTGTTTCGGAAG